The Argentina anserina chromosome 3, drPotAnse1.1, whole genome shotgun sequence genome includes a region encoding these proteins:
- the LOC126788002 gene encoding electron transfer flavoprotein subunit alpha, mitochondrial → MATGAALRALGRKITPSSSSRIFASSFTPRSISTLVLAEHEGSSLKIQSLSAVKAAKSLSKDNSISLLLAGSGPGLHEAAAQAASCDPSVSQVLVAESDEFSYPLAEPWAKLVRLVQQKGGYSHVMATSGSFGKNIMPRAAALLDVSPITDVTGISEPHVFVRPIYAGNALCTVRYTGAGPCLLTIRATSFPVSPITSDSKSSDASISQVDLSIFGEDSIGKSRYVKHTAQDLGRPDLGSARVVITGGRALKSAENFKMIEKLAEKLGAAVGATRAAVDAGYVPNDLQVGQTGKIVAPELYMAFGVSGAIQHLAGMRDSKVIVAVNKDADAPIFQVADYGLVGDIFDVLPELLEKLPERK, encoded by the exons atGGCAACAGGAGCAGCCCTCAGAGCTCTCGGGAGAAAAATCACTCCTTCCTCTTCATCGCGAATATTTGCCTCATCCTTCACTCCCCGATCC ATTAGCACGCTGGTATTAGCTGAACACGAAGGTAGCTCTCTCAAAATCCAATCCCTCAGCGCAGTAAAGGCAGCCAAGTCTCTAAGCAAGGACAACTCCATCTCATTGCTCTTGGCGGGCTCCGGCCCCGGCCTCCACGAAGCCGCTGCACAAGCCGCCTCCTGCGACCCTTCAGTTTCTCAG GTGCTTGTGGCGGAGTCTGATGAGTTTAGCTATCCTCTGGCGGAGCCTTGGGCTAAACTAGTGCGGTTGGTTCAGCAGAAAGGAGGGTATTCACATGTGATGGCAACTTCGGGTTCGTTTGGGAAGAACATAATGCCCCGGGCAGCTGCACTTTTGGATGTTTCGCCAATCACCGATGTGACTGGCATCTCCGAGCCTCATGTATTTGTCAG GCCAATATATGCTGGAAATGCACTTTGTACTGTTCGATACACTGGTGCTGGTCCTTGTCTGTTGACCATTAGAGCGACATCCTTTCCAGTTTCTCCCATCACATCTGATTCAAAATCTAGTGACGCTTCCATCTCCCAGGTTGATCTCTCCATCTTTGGTGAAG ATTCTATTGGTAAATCTCGATATGTGAAGCACACAGCTCAGGATTTAGGGCGCCCTGATCTGGGAAGTGCCCGTGTTGTTATTACTGGTGGCCGTGCACTGAAAAGTGCTGAAAACTTCAAAATGATAGAAAAGCTTGCTGAAAAGCTTGGTGCAGCTG TTGGAGCTACTCGTGCTGCTGTTGATGCAGGATATGTTCCCAATGACCTGCAG GTTGGCCAAACTGGAAAGATAGTTGCCCCAGAGTTGTACATGGCCTTTGGTGTTTCAGGTGCCATTCAACACCTGGCTGGCATGCGAGATTCCAAGGTTATTGTTGCTGTGAACAAAGATGCAGACGCACCCATATTTCAG GTTGCTGACTATGGACTTGTAGGTGATATTTTTGATGTGCTACCAGAGTTACTAGAAAAGCTTCCTGAGAGAAAATAA
- the LOC126788799 gene encoding vascular-related unknown protein 4-like → MENSMNSMMEKARSSSESPEESSWTMYLDENFLTNSHDDRQHSSSFSSGFETSIVSDAASIISKNVRNIPNEAVLGFSYRSSPSSIIKRKAKKALLHDDALEDTATSPANSPKVWRIRHLADMKQHLQRDNRDIVSKENGSTSGNVDGTSPTTELDFNGRESDCAGLKKKGLCLVPFSMVANYFG, encoded by the exons atggaaaacTCGATGAACTCTATGATGGAAAAAGCTCGTTCCTCTTCTGAGTCGCCTGAGGAAAGTAGTTGGACCATGTACTTGGACGAAAATTTCCTGACAAACAGTCACGATGATCGACAGCATAGTTCATCTTTCTCCTCCGGGTTCGAAACCTCCATAGTCTCTGATGCTGCTTCAATAATCAGCAAAAATGTACGTAATATCCCTAACGAAGCAGTCTTAGGGTTTAGTTACAGATCATCACCCAGCAGCATCATCAAAAGAAAAGCGAAAAAAGCTTTGCTTCATGATGATGCCTTGGAGGATACAGCTACTTCTCCTGCAAATAGTCCCAAG GTTTGGAGGATACGCCATTTAGCAGATATGAAGCAACATCTGCAGAGAGATAACAGAGACATCGTATCTAAG GAGAATGGAAGTACTTCTGGCAATGTAGATGGGACAAGTCCTACTACTGAATTGGATTTTAATGGGAGGGAAAGTGACTGCGCAGGGCTGAAGAAGAAAGGACTTTGCTTAGTTCCATTTTCTATGGTCGCTAACTACTTTGGTTGA